From the Theileria equi strain WA chromosome 4 map unlocalized gcontig_1105316255041, whole genome shotgun sequence genome, one window contains:
- a CDS encoding hypothetical protein (encoded by transcript BEWA_047320A): MTPFVVQSTLPLLNDPHHSVRLAVLENLEPPEDQSAYQTIILRCSDESKDVRIGAYRKLARWYIHIPLELKLQILSYGLNEEDKQIVYEFYKLVSEWVRISGSLFAFIDGFIDKVTNMSLLENVIKVYMERSSFLEEFKAFGDVVNSSENLQIPGVSTTHCNIYSLLNRIKSATPSELLVLSVFFQNFADATHKQAIEVLDVFSYLNALVSTRSKINDMLKSPTNFESLSQETYSSQNMPLSQEVYYSPRTDEYFESPPLSQDVVQSPAVDGIARYDELQMEGLREIYTNDYLLCNTLRSLLIIATSSQLDKYTSACELVCNKILLNAPVRSLTGYLLSDMVVSTSLGDNSFLVAQFYGYLKNSYVFHALSLLRRITAISGIGLSIIDDGLGGEIPRTSSMLNKFETSVTHKILSVISDIKDPFQTSGIENVRIGRNELERISKAKIRRFNVSKYSIEHLNIFVKSLEEQIGSNKAAISELETLLKVPGESERESALMSELDRLFKLLEKQELFISILHSELKERWSRILIIVESFLALTRSKCANDPGLQEFPQMILLPQLSFFSSTVIEWKKQDLCDEYCDVLSSKCLGGWSLLNQGHPELLRQIKAFYTAFKESHDVLMVYMNKFTELSKMVQKKGVDNKDGDEELLVIRQRIELQTLRCEMYLATIVDLLITNVELRKDCVDIVSGFWNIVSGKVASTKYIQSVTTRLSCKLVLTDFFEPATGVVGNEPVEDLESVERLRGLLEIAFILPTSPRTLLSSYKFTNTTTHTSFSPEDKHIIVNMACLYPTLSYRHLKAYHRAFEHIFLRSLHGLLETNLPLVGFSSLVVFTMQMFLKAPLHFITRKYANYIKWLLLVTIDEGNVMEKLKVTSLLHNIICMYTREDISETNQSFPQHLQDVKTLSSICSHENAREALFDLRDIRILIIYIIKDANIIKTRANIQVLKDSLNLVNEEIDRIVKEHEDVSAIVEVEAGNYRFKTPDDAAFTALVEAYDAYVSSVGERECVSLIVPTGGVMMRRRNRTRRTYESSSESISSDYTISSETECMDEEGEDDGEGDDEVETDVSE; the protein is encoded by the exons ATG ACTCCGTTTGTGGTTCAATCAACACTTCCGTTGCTCAACGATCCTCATCATTCAGTCAGGCTAGCAGTGCTTGAAAACTtggaacctccagaggacCAGTCAGCCTACCAAACTATAATTTTACGCTGCTCTGATGAATCAAAAGATGTCAGGATAGGGGCATACAGGAAGCTTGCAAGGTGGTACATTCACATACCATTAGAACTAAAGTTGCAAATTTTATCCTACGGGTTAAATGAGGAAGATAAACAAATAGTTTATGAATTCTACAAGCTTGTTTCAGAGTGGGTTAGGATATCTGGATCACTATTTGCCTTCATTGATGGATTCATAGACAAAGTTACGAATATGAGTCTTTTGGAGAATGTAATCAAAGTATACATGGAGAGGTCCTCATTTCTTGAAGAATTCAAGGCATTTGGAGATGTTGTAAACTCCTCTGAAAACCTGCAAATTCCTGGTGTTTCAACGACACATTGTAATATATACTCACTTCTAAATAGGATAAAGAGTGCTACACCATCTGAGCTGCTTGTTCTCTCTGTgttcttccaaaattttgCTGATGCAACACATAAACAGGCTATTGAGGTCTTGGATGTTTTCTCCTATCTAAATGCACTTGTCTCTACACGCTCaaaaataaatgatatGCTAAAATCTCCAACCAACTTTGAATCTTTATCTCAAGAGACATATTCATCTCAAAACATGCCCTTATCACAGGAAGTCTACTATTCTCCGAGGACGGATGAATACTTTGAATCACCTCCTCTCTCTCAAGATGTGGTACAATCACCTGCAGTAGATGGAATTGCGAGATATGATGAGTTACAGATGGAAGGTTTACGGGAAATCTACACAAATGATTATTTACTCTGTAACACTCTGCGCAGTTTGCTAATTATCGCAACAAGTTCTCAGCTGGACAAGTATACAAGTGCATGCGAACTTGTATGCAATAAAATTCTCTTAAATGCTCCTGTCAGGAGTCTAACTGGATACCTCCTTTCTGATATGGTTGTGAGTACATCTCTTGGTGACAATTCATTTCTTGTTGCACAGTTTTACGGGTATCTCAAAAACAGCTATGTGTTCCATGCTTTGTCGCTACTTCGAAGGATAACAGCGATTTCCGGAATTGGTCTATCAATCATAGACGATGGTTTAGGAGGAGAAATTCCAAGGACAAGTAGCATGCTGAACAAGTTTGAAACTTCCGTCACTCACAAGATACTCTCAGTCATTAGCGATATCAAGGATCCATTTCAGACATCTGGAATTGAAAATGTGAGAATTGGTAGAAACGAGTTGGAAAGAATTTCCAAGGCGAAGATTAGGCGTTTCAACGTCTCAAAATACTCTATTGAACACCTTAACATTTTCGTAAAGAGTCTTGAGGAACAAATAGGGAGCAACAAAGCAGCAATAAGTGAACTTGAGACTTTGCTTAAAGTTCCAGGAGAATCTGAACGGGAGTCTGCTCTCATGTCTGAATTAGATCGACTTTTCAAGCTTTTGGAAAAACAGGAACTCTTTATTTCAATTCTTCATTCAGAGTTAAAGGAACGCTGGTCCCGTATTTTAATAATTGTTGAATCGTTCCTCGCTCTTACAAGGAGTAAATGCGCTAATGATCCTGGGTTGCAGGAATTTCCGCAGATGATTTTACTGCCTCAACTCTCATTTTTCTCCTCCACTGTCATCGAGTGGAAGAAGCAAGATTTGTGTGATGAATACTGCGATGTCCTCTCCAGTAAGTGCCTAGGAGGATGGTCTCTTTTGAACCAGGGCCATCCAGAATTGTTGAGGCAGATCAAGGCATTCTATACTGCATTCAAAGAGTCACATGATGTGCTCATGGTATACATGAACAAGTTTACTGAATTGTCTAaaatggtacaaaaaaAGGGGGTGGATAATAAAGACGGTGATGAGGAATTGTTGGTCATTAGACAAAGAATAGAACTGCAGACTTTACGCTGTGAAATGTACTTGGCTACAATTGTGGATCTTTTGATAACAAATGTGGAGTTGCGCAAGGATTGTGTTGATATTGTTTCCGGGTTTTGGAATATTGTAAGTGGAAAAGTAGCCAGCACAAAGTATATACAATCTGTGACAACGCGGCTCTCTTGTAAACTCGTTCTTACAGATTTTTTCGAACCAGCCACTGGTGTTGTCGGTAATGAGCCTGTAGAGGATTTGGAGTCTGTAGAAAGATTAAGAGGTCTTTTGGAAATCGCATTTATACTTCCGACTTCCCCAAGGACGTTGCTTAGTAGTTACAAGTTTACAAATACGACTACACATACAAGTTTCTCTCCAGAAGATAAACATATTATTGTAAACATGGCCTGCCTCTATCCCACTCTATCCTACAGACATTTAAAGGCATATCACAGAGCATTTGAACACATCTTTCTGAGGTCGCTTCATGGCCTCCTGGAAACAAATTTGCCACTAGTTGGATTCTCATCCCTCGTAGTGTTCACAATGCAAATGTTTCTCAAGGCTCCTCTCCATTTTATAACCAGAAAATATGCAAATTATATAAAGTGGCTTCTTCTTGTTACAATCGATGAAGGGAACGTTATGGAAAAACTAAAGGTGACATCACTACTCCATAATATCATCTGCATGTACACTAGGGAGGACATATCGGAAACCAACCAGAGCTTCCCGCAACATTTACAAGATGTGAAAACTTTAAGCTCAATTTGTTCACATGAAAATGCGCGGGAGGCGCTTTTTGACCTCAGAGATATTCGCATTCTCATTATCTACATTATAAAAGATGCAAACATTATAAAGACGAGGGCAAATATACAGGTACTTAAAGATTCTCTAAATCTTGTCAATGAAGAAATTGATAGGATTGTAAAGGAGCATGAGGATGTATCTGCAATTGTAGAAGTGGAAGCCGGAAATTACCGATTCAAAACTCCAGATGATGCTGCATTCACAGCACTCGTTGAGGCATATGATGCTTACGTGTCATCTGTTGGAGAAAGAGAATGCGTTTCACTAATCGTGCCAACTGGAGGGGTAATGATGAGAAGACGGAATCGCACAAGGAGGACTTATGAAAGCTCAAGTGAATCCATAAGTAGCGACTACACAATTAGTAGCGAAActgaatgtatggatgaggaagGAGAAGATGATGGTGAGGGTGACGACGAAGTAGAAACTGATGTATCGGAGTAA
- a CDS encoding hypothetical protein (encoded by transcript BEWA_047330A) — MDSEIILWEAGSDTKCTVVNIYQDGEDTLLNLYVKKASKKGFRRFKKVNGKWMPQLASERIKIVRDDTPAKLKFENLKEQRGDDDVKSTDYGCEPCELQLPHGPEDDEDQWVQ, encoded by the coding sequence ATGGACTCTGAGATTATTTTGTGGGAGGCAGGATCCGATACCAAATGCACGGTGGTGAATATATACCAAGATGGTGAGGATACCTTGCTGAATTTATACGTCAAAAAGGCTTCTAAAAAGGGCTTTCGGCGTTTTAAAAAGGTCAATGGGAAGTGGATGCCTCAACTGGCTAGTGAGAGAATCAAAATTGTTAGAGATGATACACCAGCCAAACTCAAGTTTGAGAATCTAAAGGAGCAGAGGGGAGACGACGACGTAAAGTCGACCGATTATGGATGCGAACCCTGTGAATTGCAGTTGCCACATGGACCcgaagatgatgaagatcAATGGGTCCAGTAA